The following are encoded in a window of Kitasatospora fiedleri genomic DNA:
- a CDS encoding PTS sugar transporter subunit IIA, translating into MTTVTSPLAGRAVGLANVPDPVFAGAMVGPGTAIDPLREPIDAVAPVDGQVVSMHPHAFVVMDENGHGVLTHLGIDTVQLNGEGFELLVHKGDRVKRGQPVIKWNPAAVEAAGKSPISPIVALEASAEQLSGVAESGDVTAGGELFIWN; encoded by the coding sequence ATGACCACTGTCACGTCGCCGCTCGCCGGTCGCGCTGTCGGCCTCGCCAACGTTCCCGACCCGGTGTTCGCGGGGGCCATGGTCGGGCCGGGGACGGCGATCGATCCGTTGCGGGAGCCGATCGACGCGGTGGCTCCGGTGGACGGGCAGGTGGTGTCGATGCATCCGCACGCGTTCGTGGTGATGGACGAGAACGGGCACGGGGTGCTGACGCACCTGGGGATCGACACGGTGCAGCTCAATGGGGAGGGGTTCGAGCTGCTGGTGCACAAGGGGGACCGGGTGAAGCGGGGGCAGCCGGTGATCAAGTGGAATCCGGCGGCGGTGGAGGCGGCCGGGAAGTCCCCGATCTCGCCGATCGTGGCGCTGGAGGCGTCGGCGGAGCAGTTGAGCGGGGTGGCGGAGTCGGGCGATGTCACGGCCGGCGGCGAGCTGTTCATCTGGAACTGA
- the ptsP gene encoding phosphoenolpyruvate--protein phosphotransferase gives MERTLRGVGVSHGVAIGQVRHMGTAVLEPPVTQVSAEEVPRERARAQAAVDAVAADLVARGNLAGGEAQAVLEAQALMAQDPELSADVNRRIESGSSAERGVYDAFAAYRELLAAAGEYLAGRVADLDDVRNRIVARLLGVPMPGVPDSDEPYVLLARDLAPADTALLDPSLVLGFVTEEGGPTSHSAILARAMGVPAVVALAGATGLAEGVVVAVDGASGEVVVEPAADRQEELRRLAAERKAALAASSGPGRTSDGFMVPLLANVGGPGDVPAALENGAEGVGLFRTEFLFLDDSAHAPSEDKQVEAYRKVLEAFPGARVVVRVLDAGADKPLEFLTPGDEPNPALGVRGLRTLLEHPEVLRSQLRALARAAEGLTVRLEVMAPMVADGVDARAFAAACREVGLDAKYGAMVEIPSAALRAGAILREVEFVSLGTNDLAQYAFAADRQVGSLARLQDPWQPALLDLIAAAAEAAKAAGKSCGVCGEAASDPLLACVLTGLGVTSLSMGAAAIPYVRAGLARASLAQCQRAAGAARAADGAEEAREAAQRVLSGE, from the coding sequence ATGGAGCGGACGCTGCGGGGCGTGGGGGTCAGCCACGGGGTCGCCATCGGGCAGGTGCGGCACATGGGGACGGCGGTGCTGGAGCCGCCGGTGACCCAGGTGTCGGCCGAGGAGGTGCCGCGGGAGCGGGCCCGGGCGCAGGCGGCGGTGGACGCGGTGGCCGCGGACCTGGTGGCGCGCGGGAACCTGGCGGGGGGTGAGGCGCAGGCGGTGCTGGAGGCGCAGGCGCTGATGGCGCAGGACCCGGAGCTGTCGGCGGACGTGAACCGGCGGATCGAGTCGGGGAGCAGTGCGGAGCGCGGGGTGTACGACGCGTTCGCGGCGTACCGGGAGCTGTTGGCGGCGGCGGGTGAGTACCTGGCCGGGCGGGTGGCGGACCTGGACGACGTGCGGAACCGGATCGTGGCGCGGCTGCTGGGGGTGCCGATGCCGGGGGTGCCGGACAGTGACGAGCCGTACGTGCTGCTGGCGCGGGACCTGGCGCCGGCGGACACGGCGTTGCTGGACCCGTCGCTGGTGCTGGGGTTCGTGACGGAGGAGGGCGGGCCGACCTCGCACAGCGCGATCCTGGCGCGGGCGATGGGGGTGCCGGCGGTGGTGGCGCTGGCGGGGGCGACAGGGTTGGCGGAGGGGGTGGTGGTGGCGGTCGACGGGGCGTCGGGCGAGGTGGTGGTGGAGCCGGCGGCGGATCGGCAGGAGGAGTTGCGGCGGCTGGCGGCGGAGCGGAAGGCCGCGCTGGCGGCGTCGAGCGGGCCGGGGCGGACGTCGGACGGGTTCATGGTGCCGTTGCTGGCGAACGTGGGTGGTCCGGGGGACGTGCCGGCGGCGTTGGAGAACGGGGCGGAGGGCGTCGGGCTGTTCCGGACGGAGTTCCTGTTCCTGGACGATTCGGCGCACGCGCCGAGCGAGGACAAGCAGGTCGAGGCGTACCGGAAGGTGCTGGAGGCGTTTCCGGGGGCCCGGGTGGTGGTGCGGGTGCTGGACGCGGGGGCGGACAAGCCGTTGGAGTTCCTGACGCCTGGGGACGAGCCGAATCCGGCGCTGGGGGTGCGCGGGTTGCGGACGCTGCTGGAGCACCCGGAGGTGCTGCGGTCGCAGTTGCGGGCGCTGGCGCGGGCGGCGGAGGGGTTGACGGTGCGCCTGGAGGTGATGGCGCCGATGGTGGCGGACGGGGTGGACGCGCGGGCGTTCGCGGCGGCCTGTCGGGAGGTGGGGTTGGACGCCAAGTACGGGGCGATGGTGGAGATCCCGTCGGCGGCGCTGCGGGCCGGGGCGATCCTGCGGGAGGTGGAGTTCGTGTCGCTGGGGACGAACGACCTGGCGCAGTACGCGTTCGCGGCGGACCGGCAGGTGGGGTCGTTGGCGCGGTTGCAGGACCCGTGGCAGCCGGCGCTGCTGGACCTGATCGCGGCGGCGGCGGAGGCGGCGAAGGCGGCCGGGAAGAGCTGCGGGGTGTGCGGGGAGGCGGCGTCGGACCCGCTGTTGGCGTGCGTGCTGACGGGGCTCGGGGTGACGAGCCTGTCGATGGGTGCGGCGGCGATCCCGTACGTGCGGGCGGGGTTGGCGCGGGCGTCGTTGGCGCAGTGCCAGCGGGCGGCCGGGGCCGCGCGGGCGGCGGACGGTGCGGAGGAGGCGCGGGAGGCGGCGCAGCGGGTGCTGTCCGGGGAGTAG
- a CDS encoding acetoacetate--CoA ligase, with the protein MSTPPTPQDQHHLEPLWRPDPARAAASRLVAFQRWAADHHGAPAAPLAPVTTDAEAATRYADLHRWSTGDLTRFWTAVTEYFDVRFHTPPTAVLAEPATMPGATWFPGATLNYAEHALRAAEDPANADRPAILHLDERTAEPVATTWSELRRQVGSLAAALRAHGVRPGDRVSAYLPNIPQAAVALLATAAVGATWTSCAPDFGARSVLDRLQQIEPTVLFAVDGYHYGGKDHDRTRVVAELRRELPTLNTVIHVPLLNTPAPEGTLPYDDLVAADTEPVFEPVPFDHPLWVLYSSGTTGLPKAIVQSQGGILVEHLKQAALHLDLGPDDRFLWYTSTGWMMWNFLLAGLLTGTTIVTYDGSPGHPDTGALWSVAARTRATVLGTSAAYVIASRKADLHPGRDLDLSAVRCLGTTGSPLPPDGFQWIYDEVGSDLWLASVSGGTDVCSCFVGGVPTLPVHLGEIQAPCLGAAVESWDQDGHPHTDTVGELVVTKPLPSMPTGFWNDPDGHRYHDSYFDTYPGTWRHGDWITATSRGTVVIHGRSDSTLNRQGVRMGSADIYEVVERLPEIAESLVIGLEEPDGGYWMPLFVVLTPGAELDDDLTTRIRTSLRTQLSPRHVPDEVITVRGLPHTLTGKRLEVPVKRLLGGTPLTQAVNPGSVDNLDHLRFFEQLATTRKQP; encoded by the coding sequence GTGAGCACCCCTCCGACCCCCCAGGACCAGCACCACCTCGAGCCGCTCTGGCGCCCCGACCCCGCCCGCGCCGCCGCCAGCCGCCTGGTCGCCTTCCAGCGCTGGGCCGCCGACCACCACGGCGCCCCCGCCGCCCCGCTCGCACCGGTCACCACCGACGCCGAGGCCGCCACCCGCTACGCGGACCTCCACCGCTGGTCCACCGGGGACCTCACCCGCTTCTGGACGGCCGTCACCGAGTACTTCGACGTCCGCTTCCACACCCCGCCCACCGCCGTCCTCGCCGAACCCGCCACCATGCCCGGCGCGACGTGGTTCCCCGGCGCCACCCTCAACTACGCCGAACACGCCCTGCGCGCCGCCGAGGACCCGGCCAACGCCGACCGCCCCGCGATCCTCCACCTGGACGAGCGCACCGCCGAACCCGTCGCCACCACCTGGTCCGAACTCCGCCGCCAGGTCGGCTCGCTGGCCGCCGCCCTGCGCGCGCACGGCGTCCGCCCCGGCGACCGGGTCAGCGCCTACCTGCCCAACATCCCGCAGGCCGCCGTCGCCCTCCTCGCCACCGCCGCCGTCGGCGCCACCTGGACCAGCTGCGCCCCCGACTTCGGCGCCCGCAGCGTCCTCGACCGCCTCCAGCAGATCGAGCCCACCGTCCTGTTCGCCGTCGACGGCTACCACTACGGCGGCAAGGACCACGACCGCACCCGGGTCGTCGCCGAACTCCGCCGCGAACTCCCCACCCTGAACACCGTCATCCACGTCCCGCTCCTGAACACCCCCGCCCCCGAAGGCACCCTCCCCTACGACGACCTGGTCGCCGCGGACACCGAACCCGTCTTCGAACCCGTCCCCTTCGACCACCCGCTCTGGGTGCTCTACTCCTCCGGCACCACCGGCCTCCCCAAGGCCATCGTGCAGAGCCAGGGCGGCATCCTGGTCGAACACCTCAAGCAGGCCGCCCTCCACCTCGACCTCGGCCCCGACGACCGCTTCCTCTGGTACACCTCCACCGGCTGGATGATGTGGAACTTCCTGCTCGCCGGCCTGCTCACCGGAACCACGATCGTCACCTACGACGGCAGCCCCGGACACCCCGACACCGGCGCCCTCTGGTCGGTCGCCGCCCGCACCCGCGCCACCGTCCTCGGCACCTCCGCCGCCTACGTCATCGCCAGCCGCAAGGCCGACCTGCACCCCGGCCGCGACCTCGACCTCTCCGCCGTCCGCTGCCTCGGCACCACCGGCTCCCCGCTCCCGCCCGACGGCTTCCAGTGGATCTACGACGAGGTCGGGTCCGACCTCTGGCTCGCCTCCGTCAGCGGCGGCACCGACGTCTGCTCCTGCTTCGTCGGCGGCGTCCCCACCCTCCCCGTCCACCTCGGCGAGATCCAGGCCCCCTGCCTCGGCGCCGCCGTCGAATCCTGGGACCAGGACGGCCACCCGCACACCGACACCGTCGGCGAACTCGTCGTCACCAAGCCGCTCCCGTCCATGCCCACCGGCTTCTGGAACGACCCCGACGGCCACCGCTACCACGACAGCTACTTCGACACCTACCCCGGCACCTGGCGCCACGGCGACTGGATCACCGCCACCTCCCGCGGCACCGTCGTCATCCACGGCCGCTCCGACTCCACCCTCAACCGCCAGGGCGTCCGGATGGGCTCCGCCGACATCTACGAGGTGGTCGAACGGCTCCCCGAGATCGCCGAATCCCTGGTCATCGGCCTCGAAGAGCCGGACGGCGGCTACTGGATGCCGCTGTTCGTCGTCCTCACCCCCGGCGCCGAACTGGACGACGACCTCACCACCCGCATCCGCACCTCACTGCGCACCCAACTCTCCCCGCGCCACGTCCCCGACGAGGTGATCACCGTCCGGGGCCTCCCGCACACCCTCACCGGCAAGCGCCTCGAAGTCCCCGTCAAGCGCCTGCTCGGCGGCACCCCCCTCACCCAGGCCGTCAACCCCGGCTCCGTCGACAACCTCGACCACCTGCGCTTCTTCGAACAGCTCGCCACCACCCGCAAGCAGCCCTAG
- a CDS encoding NUDIX domain-containing protein: MTTQPSARPAVFGPNTHCHWCGTPYPAGTTGWPRTCPGCGEISYRNPLPVTVALLPVHLPDGETRLTVIRRTIEPGYGLLALPGGYVDYGESWQQAAARELREETGILADPAEALLVATDSDARGGFLCLFALFPARDLADLPPSVPTDETEGWELATVETPLAFPFHTRVARSWFDGEYAPR, translated from the coding sequence ATGACGACCCAGCCGTCCGCCCGCCCCGCCGTCTTCGGCCCCAACACCCACTGCCACTGGTGCGGGACGCCCTACCCGGCCGGCACCACCGGCTGGCCGCGCACCTGCCCCGGCTGCGGCGAGATCAGCTACCGCAACCCGCTCCCGGTCACGGTCGCCCTGCTCCCGGTGCACCTCCCCGACGGCGAGACCCGGCTGACCGTCATCCGCCGCACCATCGAACCCGGCTACGGCCTGCTCGCCCTGCCCGGCGGCTACGTCGACTACGGCGAGAGCTGGCAGCAGGCCGCCGCCCGCGAACTGCGCGAGGAGACCGGCATCCTGGCCGACCCGGCCGAGGCCCTGCTGGTCGCCACCGACTCCGACGCCCGGGGCGGCTTCCTCTGCCTGTTCGCCCTCTTCCCGGCCCGCGACCTGGCCGACCTGCCGCCCTCCGTCCCCACCGACGAGACCGAGGGCTGGGAGCTCGCCACCGTCGAGACCCCGCTGGCCTTCCCGTTCCACACCCGGGTGGCCCGCTCCTGGTTCGACGGCGAGTACGCCCCCCGCTGA
- a CDS encoding UbiA prenyltransferase family protein: MGGVAVCVLCWAAAVAAAPARPWWAVAGTAALAVFGFQYTWWLRISYNGFQEFFLAALGWFFVLPLYGLLTGRSDGFAVVQALVFGLGPLLFGVYSNTNDIPGDRAVGRRTAAVLLPPRGNAAFVAGCSALEAVLLVGSAVAGFAPWWFPLVMAPVIALRARQWVLGFVRGEILLARRLGIRLHRVCCALLIGTDLALVVFGGGL; encoded by the coding sequence GTGGGCGGCGTCGCGGTCTGCGTGCTGTGCTGGGCGGCGGCCGTCGCGGCGGCGCCCGCCCGGCCCTGGTGGGCGGTGGCCGGGACGGCGGCGCTGGCGGTGTTCGGCTTCCAGTACACCTGGTGGCTGCGGATCAGCTACAACGGCTTCCAGGAGTTCTTCCTGGCGGCGCTGGGCTGGTTCTTCGTGCTGCCGCTGTACGGGCTGCTGACCGGGCGCTCCGACGGCTTCGCGGTGGTGCAGGCGCTGGTGTTCGGGCTGGGGCCGCTGCTGTTCGGCGTGTACTCCAACACCAACGACATCCCCGGTGACCGGGCGGTGGGGCGCCGGACCGCCGCGGTGCTGCTCCCGCCGCGCGGCAACGCGGCGTTCGTGGCCGGGTGTTCGGCGCTGGAGGCGGTGCTGCTGGTGGGCTCGGCGGTGGCCGGGTTCGCGCCGTGGTGGTTCCCGCTGGTGATGGCGCCGGTGATCGCGCTGCGGGCCCGGCAGTGGGTGCTCGGGTTCGTCCGGGGCGAGATCCTGCTCGCCCGCCGGCTGGGCATCCGCCTGCACCGGGTGTGCTGCGCGCTGCTGATCGGCACCGACCTGGCCCTCGTGGTGTTCGGCGGTGGGCTGTGA
- a CDS encoding class I adenylate-forming enzyme family protein, with product MSGGTASGGTAGSRARRGGTGAPFGRLPLDLGPLFDTLADQRPSVDVRLGRPLDLAPERGTVYDTARVAELVRETAAWLVAAGAGPGSSVAVVKRNHWDYVLLACAAARIGAVPALLSDRVPPDALGALLRRLRPDVLVTQRDVLGGARAAGVELTGLAGRTVCLDGPSPGTLAVDELRGGPVPGVRTRGEDEPLAVIHTSGTTGVPKLVVHSTRTLIRRLSAFEARPWPVLSVRRTDTVASAVSFAHGRALTWTVSAFWRAPRTVALLPDADPSAAAALLRSHPPTVLEALPSSYVRWQPLTAGAGNPFRDVRLFISTFDAMHPPTVRAFLDATRRRRPLWMQGWGQSETGPLSFRFLTRGALAGPAGRHPTTRDLGRPVPGWVRLKVVDPARPGRAVRPGETGMLYARTGALCLGYLGEPERWGRKLDGRWFNTGDLGTRTRDGRVFVLDREVDMVPGLSCVEIEDVLHERLPDVEEAVLLSVADGRPQPVLVTADGGLDPARWRDAVRDLPPLAEPLVVGWDAVPRTATGKVRRHELRARVLAGSTGIGTGQWT from the coding sequence GTGAGCGGCGGAACGGCGAGCGGCGGGACCGCGGGCAGCAGGGCGCGGCGCGGCGGGACGGGGGCGCCGTTCGGGCGGCTGCCGCTCGACCTGGGGCCGCTGTTCGACACGCTGGCCGACCAACGGCCCTCGGTGGACGTCCGGTTGGGCCGTCCGCTGGACCTGGCGCCGGAGCGGGGCACCGTCTACGACACCGCCCGGGTGGCCGAGCTGGTGCGGGAGACCGCGGCCTGGCTGGTGGCGGCCGGGGCCGGGCCCGGGTCGTCGGTGGCGGTCGTCAAGCGCAACCACTGGGACTACGTGCTGCTGGCCTGCGCGGCGGCCCGGATCGGGGCGGTGCCCGCGCTGCTGTCGGACCGGGTGCCGCCGGACGCCCTGGGCGCGCTGCTGCGGCGGCTGCGGCCGGACGTGCTGGTCACCCAGCGGGACGTGCTGGGCGGGGCGCGGGCGGCCGGGGTGGAGCTGACCGGCCTGGCCGGGCGGACGGTCTGCCTGGACGGGCCGTCGCCGGGCACGCTGGCGGTGGACGAGCTGCGCGGCGGGCCGGTGCCGGGGGTGCGCACCCGCGGGGAGGACGAGCCGCTGGCGGTGATCCACACCTCGGGCACCACCGGCGTCCCCAAGCTGGTGGTGCACTCGACCCGGACGCTGATCCGGCGGCTGTCGGCGTTCGAGGCGCGGCCCTGGCCGGTGCTGTCGGTGCGCCGCACGGACACCGTGGCCAGCGCCGTCTCGTTCGCCCACGGGCGGGCGCTGACCTGGACGGTCAGCGCGTTCTGGCGGGCGCCGAGGACCGTCGCGCTGCTGCCGGACGCGGACCCGTCGGCGGCCGCCGCGCTGCTGCGCAGCCATCCGCCGACCGTCCTGGAGGCGCTGCCGTCGAGCTACGTGCGCTGGCAGCCGCTGACGGCCGGGGCGGGCAACCCGTTCCGGGACGTGCGGCTGTTCATCTCGACCTTCGACGCGATGCACCCGCCGACGGTGCGGGCGTTCCTGGACGCCACCCGGCGGCGGCGCCCGCTGTGGATGCAGGGGTGGGGGCAGAGCGAGACCGGGCCGCTGAGCTTCCGGTTCCTGACTCGGGGGGCGCTGGCCGGACCCGCCGGGCGGCACCCGACCACCCGCGACCTGGGGCGGCCGGTGCCCGGCTGGGTGCGGCTGAAGGTCGTCGACCCCGCGCGGCCCGGGCGGGCGGTGCGGCCCGGCGAGACCGGGATGCTGTACGCCCGCACCGGGGCGCTCTGCCTGGGCTACCTGGGCGAGCCGGAGCGCTGGGGGCGCAAGCTCGACGGCCGCTGGTTCAACACCGGGGACCTCGGCACCCGGACCCGCGACGGCCGGGTCTTCGTGCTGGACCGGGAGGTCGACATGGTGCCCGGGCTGAGCTGCGTCGAGATCGAGGACGTGCTGCACGAGCGGCTGCCGGACGTCGAGGAGGCCGTCCTGCTGTCGGTGGCCGACGGCCGCCCGCAGCCGGTGCTGGTCACCGCGGACGGCGGGCTCGACCCGGCGCGCTGGCGGGACGCGGTGCGCGACCTGCCGCCGCTGGCCGAACCGCTGGTGGTCGGCTGGGACGCGGTGCCGCGGACGGCCACCGGGAAGGTGCGGCGGCACGAGCTGCGGGCCCGGGTGCTGGCCGGCAGCACCGGGATCGGGACCGGGCAGTGGACGTGA
- a CDS encoding class I SAM-dependent methyltransferase has protein sequence MLATDLVPLPVPARSGLTVRRHDVVRDPLPEGAFDLVHVRLVLSHLPEREAVLAKLFAALRPGGVLHLLEFDAEYAPVLTVPDERDRELYERYQRAKLRAFRARGSHQGWGRECAGALVRAGFTGVEAEARIGMLAPGTPQLEMQLHNTWHLRGALLREGLTEDELARLRGMFGDPRFLACSNVVYAVHGRRP, from the coding sequence GTGCTGGCGACGGACCTGGTGCCGCTGCCGGTGCCCGCCCGGTCCGGGCTGACGGTGCGGCGGCACGACGTGGTGCGGGACCCGCTGCCGGAGGGCGCGTTCGACCTGGTGCACGTCCGGCTGGTGCTCTCCCACCTGCCGGAGCGGGAGGCGGTGCTGGCGAAGCTGTTCGCCGCGCTGCGGCCCGGCGGGGTGCTGCACCTGCTGGAGTTCGACGCCGAGTACGCGCCGGTGCTCACCGTCCCCGACGAGCGGGACCGGGAGCTGTACGAGCGGTACCAGCGGGCGAAGTTGCGGGCCTTCCGGGCGCGCGGTTCGCACCAGGGCTGGGGCCGGGAGTGCGCCGGCGCGCTGGTGCGGGCCGGGTTCACCGGGGTGGAGGCGGAGGCCCGGATCGGCATGCTCGCGCCCGGGACGCCGCAGTTGGAGATGCAGCTGCACAACACCTGGCACCTGCGCGGGGCGCTGCTGCGGGAGGGGCTGACCGAGGACGAACTCGCCCGGCTGCGCGGGATGTTCGGCGACCCGCGGTTCCTGGCCTGCTCGAACGTGGTGTACGCGGTGCACGGGCGGCGGCCGTGA
- a CDS encoding CoA transferase — translation MVGRAWLPFQARYGTAACPLREELFAAARAVGHRRLARIAAACGVELTVAAARPTVLGGMPWRLRAGGAAGAASAPSAPPTRGPLDGVTVVEIARRVQGPLAGRVLALLGATVVRVEPPGGDPLRGVPPMTAGGGGRRTAGHPAAAVWRTAGRRCRRGSRRSTVARGCWRRTCAVPKGVRR, via the coding sequence GTGGTGGGCCGCGCCTGGCTGCCGTTCCAGGCCCGGTACGGGACGGCGGCCTGCCCGCTGCGGGAGGAGCTGTTCGCGGCGGCGCGGGCGGTCGGCCACCGGCGGCTGGCGCGGATCGCCGCCGCGTGCGGGGTGGAGCTGACGGTGGCGGCGGCCCGGCCGACCGTCCTGGGCGGGATGCCGTGGCGGCTGCGGGCGGGCGGGGCGGCGGGGGCCGCCTCGGCGCCGTCCGCGCCGCCGACCCGTGGGCCGCTGGACGGCGTGACGGTGGTGGAGATCGCCCGGCGGGTCCAGGGGCCGCTGGCCGGACGGGTGTTGGCGCTGCTCGGGGCCACCGTGGTGCGGGTCGAACCGCCGGGCGGGGACCCGCTGCGCGGGGTGCCGCCGATGACGGCCGGCGGTGGCGGGCGGCGGACGGCGGGGCATCCGGCGGCGGCGGTGTGGCGGACGGCGGGGCGGCGGTGTCGGCGCGGTTCGCGGCGCTCAACCGTGGCAAGGGGGTGCTGGAGGCGGACCTGCGCGGTGCCGAAGGGCGTTCGGCGGTAA
- a CDS encoding CoA transferase, with protein MSARFAALNRGKGVLEADLRGAEGRSAVRELVRGADVLLHSLAPAKVAGLGLDAGTVAALRPGLVYAQASGGGPGLSTDYPSRRTPAWPHCWRRTGCRRAPPC; from the coding sequence GTGTCGGCGCGGTTCGCGGCGCTCAACCGTGGCAAGGGGGTGCTGGAGGCGGACCTGCGCGGTGCCGAAGGGCGTTCGGCGGTAAGGGAGTTGGTGCGGGGCGCGGACGTGCTGCTGCACAGCCTGGCACCCGCGAAGGTCGCCGGGCTGGGGCTGGACGCCGGGACGGTCGCCGCGCTGCGCCCCGGGCTGGTGTACGCCCAGGCCAGCGGCGGCGGGCCCGGGCTGAGCACCGACTACCCGTCCAGGCGCACTCCGGCCTGGCCGCACTGCTGGCGCCGGACGGGCTGCCGCCGCGCCCCACCCTGCTGA
- a CDS encoding CoA transferase, translated as MPPRPTLLTVCDVLGGLVCAAGAVAALEARERTGRGQHVESSLLSAARLLCGAAGDPGAPDGGVDGGVDGGVEVCTDLGVLARDPRVAAAFEFGADGCAFVRARLGVRDVRWRRARARGFVVGRRIGEREWWL; from the coding sequence CTGCCGCCGCGCCCCACCCTGCTGACCGTCTGCGACGTGCTGGGCGGTCTGGTCTGCGCGGCGGGGGCGGTGGCGGCGCTGGAGGCCCGCGAACGGACCGGGCGGGGGCAGCACGTCGAGTCCTCGCTGCTGTCGGCGGCCCGGCTGCTGTGCGGCGCGGCGGGCGACCCGGGCGCGCCGGACGGCGGGGTGGACGGCGGGGTGGACGGCGGGGTGGAGGTGTGCACGGACCTGGGCGTCCTGGCGCGCGACCCGCGAGTGGCGGCGGCGTTCGAGTTCGGCGCGGACGGGTGCGCGTTCGTCCGCGCGCGCCTGGGAGTTCGGGACGTGAGGTGGCGGCGGGCACGGGCCCGGGGGTTCGTTGTTGGTCGGCGGATCGGTGAACGGGAGTGGTGGCTGTGA